Proteins co-encoded in one Rhodococcus sp. PAMC28707 genomic window:
- a CDS encoding LysR family transcriptional regulator — protein MNVERLRILRELADRGTVAAAASALSLTPSAVSQQLKLLAKEAGVTLLEPDGRRLRLTAAGHALVLRADEVVSALDRAAAEMASYSNSPRGRVRVALFPSGAALLLPGVLGRLSESGTRLDASDEDLPASSASALLADYDVVLTHRDDVAPATAAMRIEVVPLMREPIDLVLPPDHALAEQDSVDVRELADERWISVRGGFPVDDVLLSVAAATGVQPRVVQRINDFRVTEELVARGHGVALMPRYAVVHPLLVRLPLKGVKAGRIYELVTRPGANRLPAVAAVIEAFRAEASQVSGNA, from the coding sequence ATGAACGTCGAGCGCTTGCGGATCCTTCGGGAGCTGGCCGACCGCGGGACGGTCGCGGCAGCGGCTTCGGCGTTGTCCTTGACCCCGTCCGCGGTGTCCCAGCAGCTCAAACTACTGGCCAAAGAAGCCGGTGTGACGCTGTTGGAGCCCGACGGCCGAAGGCTGCGATTGACCGCTGCCGGGCACGCGCTCGTGCTGCGCGCCGACGAGGTCGTATCGGCTCTGGACAGAGCTGCAGCGGAGATGGCCTCGTACAGTAACTCCCCGCGTGGGCGGGTGCGTGTCGCACTGTTTCCGTCGGGCGCTGCGCTACTGCTTCCCGGTGTACTGGGCAGATTGAGCGAGAGCGGAACTCGCCTCGACGCCAGCGACGAGGATCTCCCCGCATCTTCCGCATCGGCGCTTCTTGCGGACTATGACGTCGTCTTGACTCATCGTGATGACGTTGCCCCGGCGACCGCGGCCATGCGTATCGAGGTCGTGCCGCTGATGCGTGAACCGATCGATCTGGTGCTACCGCCCGATCACGCACTGGCAGAGCAGGATTCGGTAGATGTGCGCGAGCTGGCGGATGAGCGCTGGATCAGCGTGCGTGGTGGCTTCCCGGTCGACGACGTTTTGCTCTCGGTCGCGGCAGCTACCGGAGTGCAACCTCGAGTTGTGCAGCGCATCAATGATTTTCGGGTGACCGAGGAGCTCGTGGCTCGCGGTCACGGTGTCGCACTGATGCCGCGTTATGCGGTGGTGCATCCGCTGCTGGTTCGACTGCCATTGAAGGGGGTGAAGGCCGGACGGATCTACGAACTCGTGACGCGACCGGGAGCGAACAGGCTTCCGGCCGTCGCCGCGGTTATCGAGGCTTTTCGTGCGGAGGCTTCGCAGGTGAGCGGAAATGCATGA
- a CDS encoding EamA family transporter: MNNRDRLLGLTVAVLWGLNFLAIRVGLDHFPPFFFAGLRFLVIAIPVLLFVRPPKVPIAWLLLYGFGFGFLQFAFLFAAMKAGMPTGLASLVLQSSAPFTIVLGALLLREHVGPRRTVGITVAVAGMVLIGWDRAQAASLLPVVLTLLAGLGWAFGNLGNRLARSTEPMRLMLWMCVVPPLPMLALSAAVEGPSTGWRALGDSFSSSGWPALAGLTYIVLLGTIAGSGLWTVLISRHPAGVIAPFSLLVPVVGIAGAWIFLDESPSALSLIGAAVVIGGCLGGMTGTRGTTGAVSPGRDRPRFRESAPCLPDPRLHASK, from the coding sequence GTGAACAACCGCGATCGACTCCTCGGGCTCACCGTCGCGGTGCTGTGGGGGCTCAACTTTCTTGCCATTCGGGTAGGGCTCGATCACTTCCCGCCGTTCTTCTTCGCCGGTCTTCGGTTTCTCGTCATCGCGATCCCGGTACTGCTGTTCGTTCGTCCACCGAAGGTGCCGATCGCATGGCTTCTGCTCTACGGGTTCGGCTTCGGATTTCTTCAATTCGCCTTTCTCTTCGCTGCGATGAAAGCCGGGATGCCCACCGGACTCGCCTCCCTCGTGCTGCAATCCTCTGCACCGTTCACCATCGTCCTCGGCGCGTTGCTGCTTCGTGAGCACGTCGGTCCCCGCCGAACAGTGGGCATCACCGTCGCCGTCGCGGGTATGGTCCTCATCGGTTGGGACCGAGCACAGGCCGCGTCGTTGCTGCCCGTCGTACTGACATTGCTCGCCGGGCTCGGATGGGCATTCGGCAACCTCGGCAACAGGCTTGCCAGGTCGACCGAACCAATGCGGCTGATGCTGTGGATGTGCGTTGTCCCGCCGCTTCCGATGCTTGCACTCTCGGCTGCCGTCGAAGGACCATCCACGGGGTGGCGTGCCCTCGGTGACTCGTTCAGCTCGTCGGGTTGGCCGGCGCTCGCCGGTCTCACCTACATCGTGCTGCTGGGCACGATCGCCGGATCGGGTCTTTGGACGGTACTGATCAGTCGCCACCCCGCGGGTGTCATCGCACCGTTCTCCCTGCTCGTCCCAGTCGTCGGCATCGCCGGAGCGTGGATCTTCCTCGACGAGTCCCCGAGTGCCTTGTCTCTGATCGGCGCAGCTGTCGTCATCGGTGGCTGTCTCGGCGGAATGACCGGAACTCGGGGAACGACTGGAGCCGTGAGCCCGGGGCGTGATCGACCTCGGTTCAGGGAATCTGCACCATGTCTTCCTGACCCCAGATTGCACGCATCGAAGTGA
- a CDS encoding nuclear transport factor 2 family protein — protein sequence MAPTADVIRKTVNAYVQAVAHGTVDDVLALYAEGATVEDPVGTEVKTTEASIREFYAVVEPMEQTGEVLTVRIAASTAAFHFKLTTKFGDKMLEMSPIDVMEFDDEGKITSMRAIWGQEDMVQIP from the coding sequence ATGGCTCCAACTGCCGATGTCATCCGCAAGACGGTCAACGCATACGTTCAGGCCGTCGCACACGGCACAGTCGACGACGTCTTGGCTTTGTACGCCGAAGGCGCCACGGTGGAAGATCCGGTCGGCACCGAGGTCAAGACCACCGAGGCCTCGATCAGGGAGTTCTATGCCGTGGTCGAACCGATGGAGCAGACCGGAGAGGTGCTGACGGTGCGGATCGCGGCGAGCACCGCTGCGTTCCACTTCAAGCTGACAACCAAGTTCGGCGACAAGATGCTCGAGATGTCGCCGATCGACGTGATGGAGTTCGACGACGAGGGCAAAATCACTTCGATGCGTGCAATCTGGGGTCAGGAAGACATGGTGCAGATTCCCTGA
- the leuA gene encoding 2-isopropylmalate synthase: protein MSPADAFTSKTITPPSRPAPSDQPAWNTQKNSSMPTYRYLPFAEEVEPITLPDRTWPDKVTDRTPQWCAVDLRDGNQALIDPMSPARKRRMFDLLVRMGYKQIEVGFPSASQTDFDFVREIIEDGAIPDDVTIQVLTQCRPELIERTFLACEGAQNVIVHFYNSTSILQRRVVFRAERDTIKKIATDGARKCLEESKKYPDTDWRFEYSPESYTGTELAYAKEVCDAVVDVIDPSPAKPIILNLPATVEMATPNVYADSIEWMSRNLDRRDSVILSLHPHNDRGTGVAAAELGYQAGADRIEGCLFGNGERTGNVCLVTLGLNLFTRGVDPQIDFSNIDEVRRTVEYCNQLPVHERHPYGGDLVYTAFSGSHQDAINKGLDAMKVSADEQDSDVGEITWQVPYLPIDPKDVGRTYEAVIRVNSQSGKGGVAYIMKSDHGLALPRRLQIEFSQAVQRITDGEGGEVSPKEMWDVFAEEYLSPVRPLERIKQRVIAAETDGGTDSIVATVLLDGVEQDITGSGNGPLAAFVDALSTVGYDISVLDYSEHAMSAGDDAQAAAYVEASVTGPSGTAVTVWGAGIATSITTASLRALVSAVNRALK from the coding sequence ATGTCACCAGCCGACGCATTCACCTCGAAAACGATTACTCCGCCCTCGCGGCCCGCTCCCAGCGACCAGCCGGCGTGGAACACCCAGAAGAACTCTTCGATGCCGACGTACCGGTACCTGCCGTTCGCCGAGGAGGTCGAGCCGATCACCCTCCCCGACCGCACCTGGCCGGACAAGGTGACGGACCGGACTCCGCAGTGGTGCGCGGTCGACCTTCGGGACGGTAACCAAGCGCTCATCGATCCGATGAGTCCGGCACGTAAGCGACGTATGTTCGACCTGCTGGTCCGCATGGGCTACAAGCAGATCGAGGTAGGATTTCCCTCGGCGAGCCAGACCGATTTCGACTTCGTTCGCGAGATAATCGAAGACGGCGCCATTCCCGACGACGTGACGATTCAGGTTCTGACGCAGTGCCGACCCGAGCTCATCGAGCGTACATTTCTCGCGTGCGAAGGTGCACAGAACGTCATCGTGCATTTCTACAATTCGACGTCGATTCTGCAACGTCGTGTGGTGTTTCGTGCGGAACGCGACACGATCAAGAAGATCGCGACCGACGGCGCACGTAAATGCCTGGAGGAATCCAAGAAGTACCCGGACACCGACTGGCGATTCGAGTACTCGCCGGAGTCCTACACCGGTACCGAGCTCGCCTACGCCAAAGAGGTCTGTGACGCCGTAGTCGACGTCATCGATCCTTCACCAGCCAAGCCCATCATTCTGAATCTGCCTGCAACGGTCGAGATGGCCACGCCGAACGTGTACGCGGACTCGATCGAGTGGATGAGCCGAAATCTCGATCGTCGTGACAGCGTGATCCTGTCACTGCACCCGCACAACGATCGCGGAACCGGCGTCGCCGCTGCCGAGCTCGGCTACCAGGCGGGCGCGGACCGTATCGAGGGATGCCTCTTCGGCAACGGTGAGCGCACCGGCAACGTATGCCTGGTCACCTTGGGTCTGAACCTGTTCACCCGCGGTGTCGATCCGCAGATCGACTTCTCGAACATCGACGAGGTGCGTCGGACAGTCGAGTACTGCAACCAACTCCCCGTCCACGAGCGTCACCCCTACGGCGGAGACCTGGTGTACACGGCATTTTCCGGAAGCCACCAGGACGCCATCAACAAGGGCCTGGACGCGATGAAAGTGTCCGCCGACGAACAGGACTCGGATGTCGGCGAGATCACCTGGCAGGTTCCATACCTGCCGATCGATCCGAAAGATGTAGGCCGCACCTACGAAGCCGTCATTCGCGTCAACTCGCAGTCCGGCAAGGGCGGCGTCGCCTACATCATGAAGTCCGATCACGGCCTCGCACTGCCGAGACGCCTGCAGATCGAGTTTTCGCAGGCTGTTCAGCGCATCACCGACGGTGAGGGCGGCGAGGTGTCCCCTAAGGAAATGTGGGATGTCTTCGCCGAGGAGTATCTGAGTCCGGTGCGTCCGCTCGAGCGCATCAAGCAGCGCGTCATCGCGGCCGAAACGGACGGCGGAACCGACAGCATCGTCGCGACGGTCCTGCTCGACGGTGTCGAGCAGGACATCACCGGATCCGGCAACGGCCCCCTTGCCGCCTTCGTCGACGCGCTGTCGACGGTCGGTTACGACATCAGCGTCCTGGACTACTCCGAGCACGCGATGTCTGCGGGCGACGACGCCCAGGCAGCTGCCTACGTCGAGGCCTCGGTCACCGGTCCCTCCGGTACTGCGGTGACGGTGTGGGGTGCTGGTATCGCGACGTCGATTACCACCGCATCGTTGCGAGCGCTCGTTTCTGCGGTCAATCGCGCCCTGAAGTAA
- a CDS encoding SHOCT domain-containing protein, producing the protein MVFGRGRVGRPGLLGTVARTAVVAGTANATSNAMNRRRQSREEQQQAPPPPPPVAAPVAAPPVEDDLVGQIQKLAALRDAGVLDENEFAAAKAKLLA; encoded by the coding sequence ATGGTATTCGGACGAGGACGCGTCGGCAGGCCGGGACTACTCGGAACGGTAGCCCGCACCGCTGTTGTCGCGGGGACGGCGAACGCGACGTCCAACGCGATGAATCGCCGCAGACAATCGCGCGAGGAGCAACAACAGGCGCCACCGCCACCGCCACCAGTAGCTGCACCAGTAGCTGCACCTCCAGTCGAGGACGATCTCGTCGGCCAGATCCAGAAGCTGGCCGCGCTGCGAGATGCAGGGGTGCTCGACGAGAACGAGTTCGCGGCAGCGAAAGCAAAGCTCCTCGCCTGA
- a CDS encoding aspartate-semialdehyde dehydrogenase, whose translation MTTVAVVGATGQVGAVIRTLLEERNFPADTVRFFASARSAGKKLPFRGEEIVVEDASTADLAGIDIALFSAGATLSRAQAPRFAAAGAVVIDNSSAFRKDPEVPLVVSEVNPQEAKNPPKGIIANPNCTTMAAMPVLKVLHDEAGLRRLIVSSYQAVSGSGLAGVEELATQARAVIGDVEKLVHDGSSVDFPAPNNYVAPIAFNVLPLAGALVDDGSGETDEDQKLRNESRKILGLPDLLVSGTCVRVPVFTGHSLSINAEFANPLSVERARELLAAAPGVTLVDVPTPLQAAGKDDSLVGRIRQDPGAPEGRGLALFVSSDNLRKGAALNTIQIAELLV comes from the coding sequence ATGACCACAGTCGCAGTAGTAGGCGCCACCGGTCAGGTCGGTGCTGTCATTCGAACCTTGTTGGAGGAACGCAACTTTCCAGCCGACACGGTGCGGTTCTTCGCCTCGGCGAGATCAGCGGGCAAGAAACTTCCGTTTCGCGGGGAAGAGATCGTCGTAGAGGACGCGTCGACGGCCGATCTTGCAGGCATCGACATTGCACTCTTCTCCGCTGGAGCCACGCTCTCACGTGCGCAGGCACCACGGTTCGCCGCGGCAGGCGCAGTCGTCATCGACAACTCTTCGGCATTCCGTAAGGACCCCGAGGTGCCGCTCGTCGTCAGCGAAGTCAATCCGCAGGAGGCGAAGAACCCACCTAAGGGCATCATCGCGAACCCGAACTGCACGACCATGGCCGCGATGCCGGTCCTGAAGGTGCTGCACGACGAAGCCGGCCTTCGCCGCCTCATCGTCAGCAGTTACCAGGCAGTTTCGGGCAGTGGGCTTGCAGGCGTCGAAGAACTCGCGACGCAGGCACGCGCCGTCATCGGTGACGTCGAGAAGCTGGTGCACGACGGATCTTCGGTGGATTTTCCGGCTCCGAACAATTACGTAGCGCCGATCGCGTTCAACGTTCTTCCGCTGGCCGGGGCGCTGGTGGACGACGGATCAGGCGAGACCGACGAGGATCAGAAGCTGCGTAACGAATCGCGGAAGATCCTCGGACTCCCGGACCTGCTGGTCAGTGGCACCTGTGTGCGCGTTCCGGTGTTCACCGGGCACTCGCTGTCGATCAACGCGGAGTTCGCGAACCCGCTCTCGGTGGAACGTGCTCGTGAGCTTCTCGCAGCGGCACCGGGCGTGACGTTGGTGGATGTGCCGACACCGTTGCAGGCTGCAGGCAAGGACGACTCCCTCGTCGGGCGTATCCGGCAGGACCCGGGCGCTCCCGAAGGCCGCGGACTCGCACTGTTCGTATCGAGTGACAATCTTCGTAAGGGTGCTGCGCTCAACACCATTCAGATTGCCGAACTGCTGGTCTAG
- a CDS encoding DUF6325 family protein, which produces MSETVFDIGPVGLLVMTFPGDRANPKVVEALQSVIAQGSVSLLDLVFIGRRPDGTYRQVDVDEKLEDVGLEILSLEAKALISDEDLDVVRESLEPGTSAAVLVYEQTWARTFANASRAAGGEVALHVQIPRETVEIALAAALV; this is translated from the coding sequence ATGAGTGAGACGGTGTTCGACATTGGGCCGGTTGGTCTGTTGGTCATGACATTTCCCGGTGATCGGGCAAATCCCAAGGTGGTCGAGGCGCTGCAAAGCGTGATCGCCCAAGGCTCGGTATCGCTTCTCGATCTGGTGTTCATCGGACGAAGACCGGACGGAACTTATCGTCAAGTCGATGTCGACGAGAAACTCGAAGACGTGGGTCTCGAGATCCTCTCGCTCGAAGCCAAGGCATTGATCAGCGACGAGGACCTCGACGTCGTGCGTGAGTCCCTCGAACCGGGGACCTCCGCCGCAGTTCTCGTCTACGAGCAGACCTGGGCCCGAACCTTCGCGAACGCATCGCGCGCGGCAGGTGGCGAAGTCGCACTGCACGTTCAAATTCCACGGGAAACAGTCGAAATCGCGCTCGCCGCAGCGCTGGTATAG
- a CDS encoding LuxR C-terminal-related transcriptional regulator yields MAVLRACVVSALAQCGSPHLASAVGSLPSVRDPSYSEFSALLVEAIESVDAQICLIFDDAHLLHNREVLALLGTFLRWPPCNLRIIVAGRFEPALALQKPRLDGLVRDISAADLAFTTDEASDMFQRSGITLARADLVKVMNRTEGWAAGLRLAAMTLSGGANSPELIDGFTGTQHSVADYLVNEILAGLPDDARTFLIETSVPEWFTTDLAEKLTGVGGAQATIDHLLAQNFLIDQIPGSEPTYRYHPLMRGYLRAEICRLGAGQIRSLERVASSWFSDYRQPLQALQALQHSVHAGDSKSILEIVSESGLGLVLRGSASEVLTAIDDSPASVRRHDIVQLISAAALLTIGSVAPATSTLTALRRRPVDELASFDFEILRRTLEVHARVHVGNDIEDALCRLRELEFGESGSPELDSYALLIAGLAELHLGRTTEAQRYLEDAVANGRAGNLPAVVTTCLVTSAGICFLTGRLTEALARGQRAVTYARLHSLTDTPLFSVAESLELLVAHIRMTPTSVAPEEVWSSIGRSADSSVAQYGKRAALVLNGTIEEVSAAGREWIESVHPVVPAYEALLAPMVQRRYLTAGETLWATELIDVTRRRLGTVGEVALLSAEIHRVHGRFDVADSELTAILGGQLPCAGFTTPIRAAITAAKVALARRNPARAFELVCRALAEAEPEAILLPFAEGGAALRDILTHNRGRFGLLEPFADRAREVVPRHPAAAESRMSDALTPRELELLRELPSWRTAEQIASDHFVSVNTVKTHLRGIYRKLEVRSRRDAISAAHELGLL; encoded by the coding sequence GTGGCCGTGCTCAGAGCGTGCGTCGTCTCGGCGCTCGCCCAGTGTGGATCGCCCCACCTCGCTTCTGCTGTCGGATCCCTTCCATCCGTGCGCGATCCGTCCTACTCGGAGTTCAGCGCACTGTTGGTCGAGGCCATCGAAAGCGTCGACGCACAAATCTGCCTGATATTCGACGACGCCCATCTCTTGCACAACCGTGAAGTACTGGCCCTTCTGGGTACGTTTCTGCGTTGGCCCCCATGCAATCTCCGGATCATCGTCGCTGGACGATTCGAACCTGCACTCGCACTACAGAAACCGCGGCTCGACGGTCTCGTCCGTGACATCTCCGCAGCTGACTTGGCATTCACCACCGATGAGGCGTCGGATATGTTCCAGCGATCCGGAATCACCCTTGCCCGAGCCGATCTGGTGAAAGTCATGAACCGGACCGAGGGCTGGGCAGCTGGTCTGAGGCTGGCTGCGATGACGTTGAGCGGTGGCGCGAATTCTCCCGAACTCATCGACGGTTTCACCGGAACACAGCACTCGGTCGCCGACTATCTCGTGAACGAGATCTTGGCCGGACTCCCCGACGATGCTCGTACGTTCCTGATCGAGACCTCCGTACCCGAATGGTTCACAACCGATCTCGCCGAGAAGTTGACCGGCGTCGGGGGTGCGCAGGCCACCATCGATCACCTGCTCGCGCAGAACTTTCTCATCGATCAGATCCCCGGATCAGAACCCACCTATCGATATCATCCGCTGATGCGTGGCTATCTTCGCGCCGAAATCTGTCGCCTCGGCGCCGGGCAGATCAGAAGCCTCGAGCGCGTCGCATCCTCCTGGTTCAGCGACTACCGGCAGCCCCTGCAGGCTCTGCAGGCTCTGCAGCACAGCGTGCACGCTGGTGATTCGAAGTCGATTCTCGAGATCGTCAGCGAGTCCGGTCTCGGACTCGTACTGCGCGGCAGCGCTTCGGAGGTTCTGACCGCTATCGATGACAGTCCGGCTTCGGTACGTCGACACGATATTGTTCAGTTGATCAGCGCAGCAGCACTATTGACCATCGGAAGCGTTGCGCCGGCGACCTCGACGCTGACGGCGCTCCGGCGCAGGCCAGTCGACGAGCTTGCAAGTTTCGATTTCGAGATTTTGCGTCGAACTCTCGAGGTTCATGCGAGGGTGCACGTCGGCAACGACATCGAGGACGCTTTGTGTCGCTTACGCGAGCTGGAGTTCGGCGAATCCGGTTCGCCCGAACTCGATTCCTACGCGCTGCTGATCGCCGGACTCGCCGAGTTGCATCTGGGTCGAACCACCGAGGCGCAGCGCTACCTCGAGGACGCGGTAGCAAACGGTCGGGCTGGAAATCTTCCGGCGGTTGTCACGACCTGCCTGGTGACCTCTGCCGGGATCTGCTTTCTCACCGGTAGATTGACCGAGGCCCTTGCTCGTGGCCAGCGCGCCGTCACCTACGCACGCCTACACTCACTGACCGATACTCCGCTCTTCTCGGTCGCCGAATCGCTCGAACTTCTCGTTGCCCATATCCGTATGACACCGACGTCCGTGGCACCGGAGGAGGTGTGGTCGAGCATCGGTCGATCCGCTGATTCATCCGTCGCGCAGTACGGAAAGCGCGCGGCTCTCGTACTGAACGGGACGATCGAGGAGGTGAGCGCCGCAGGCCGTGAGTGGATCGAGTCGGTTCATCCGGTGGTCCCCGCCTACGAGGCACTGCTGGCGCCGATGGTTCAGCGTCGATATCTGACGGCGGGCGAAACTCTCTGGGCAACCGAGCTGATAGATGTCACGAGGCGACGGCTCGGCACGGTCGGCGAGGTTGCCCTGTTGTCCGCCGAGATCCACCGCGTGCACGGACGCTTCGACGTCGCAGACTCCGAACTGACGGCGATCCTGGGCGGTCAGCTCCCATGCGCCGGCTTCACAACTCCCATCCGCGCTGCCATCACTGCTGCAAAGGTCGCGCTGGCACGACGCAATCCGGCACGCGCGTTCGAACTCGTGTGCCGCGCTCTTGCCGAGGCCGAACCCGAGGCGATACTGCTGCCGTTCGCCGAGGGCGGTGCCGCTTTGCGGGACATTCTCACGCACAATCGCGGACGGTTCGGTCTGCTCGAACCATTCGCAGATCGCGCCCGCGAAGTAGTACCGAGGCATCCTGCTGCGGCCGAGTCGAGGATGTCGGACGCACTGACACCCCGCGAACTGGAATTGCTCCGCGAACTGCCGTCCTGGCGTACGGCCGAGCAAATCGCGTCCGATCACTTCGTGTCCGTCAATACCGTCAAGACGCATTTGCGTGGCATCTACCGCAAGCTCGAGGTCAGATCGCGACGCGACGCGATTTCCGCCGCGCACGAACTCGGTCTGCTGTGA
- a CDS encoding SHOCT domain-containing protein, whose protein sequence is MDSFWDFLWLIIVSFAFIAYLMVLFSIIGDLFRDHKSSGWVKAIWVFFLILAPFITALIYLIAKGGDMTKRQISAMQHVKDEQEQYIKQVAGRTSAEEIAHAKALLDSGTITEDEFAQLKAKALQ, encoded by the coding sequence GTGGATTCGTTCTGGGATTTCCTCTGGCTTATCATCGTCAGCTTCGCATTCATCGCCTATCTCATGGTGCTCTTCTCGATCATCGGAGACTTGTTCAGGGATCACAAGAGCTCTGGATGGGTCAAGGCCATCTGGGTCTTCTTCCTCATCCTGGCACCGTTCATCACAGCCCTGATCTACCTGATTGCCAAGGGCGGCGATATGACCAAGCGTCAGATATCGGCCATGCAGCACGTAAAGGACGAGCAAGAGCAGTACATCAAGCAGGTCGCTGGACGCACCTCCGCCGAGGAGATTGCACATGCCAAGGCACTTCTCGACAGCGGAACCATCACCGAAGACGAGTTCGCGCAGCTGAAGGCCAAGGCACTACAGTAA
- a CDS encoding aspartate kinase → MALIVQKYGGSSVGSAERIRRVAERIVETKKAGNDVVVVVSAMGDTTDELLDLAKQVCPAPPAREMDMLLTSGERISNALVAMAIHSLGAEARSFTGSQAGVVTTSVHGNAKIIDVTPGRVRDALDEGAIVLVAGFQGVSQDSKDVTTLGRGGSDTTAVALAAALNADVCEIYTDVDGIFTADPRIVPNARHLSAVSFEEMLEMAACGAKVLMLRCVEYARRYNVPVHVRSSYTTKPGTIVSGSMEDIPVEEAILTGVAHDRSEAKVTVVGLSDAPGYAAKVFRAVADAEINIDMVLQNVSKIDTGKTDITFTCPKSDGPRAVEMLTKLQGEIGFAQVLYDDLIGKVSLVGAGMKTHPGVTATFCEALADAGINIDLISTSEIRISVLVSDTQLDEAVRVLHAAFDLGGDEEAVVHGGTGR, encoded by the coding sequence GTGGCTCTCATCGTCCAGAAGTACGGCGGATCGTCGGTGGGATCCGCCGAACGTATCCGACGCGTCGCTGAACGAATCGTCGAGACCAAGAAGGCCGGCAACGACGTCGTCGTCGTGGTCTCCGCCATGGGCGACACCACCGACGAACTGCTCGACCTTGCCAAGCAGGTGTGCCCAGCCCCACCCGCCCGTGAAATGGACATGCTGCTCACCTCGGGTGAACGAATTTCCAACGCACTCGTCGCGATGGCCATCCACTCCCTCGGCGCCGAGGCTCGTTCCTTCACCGGATCGCAGGCGGGCGTCGTGACCACCAGCGTGCACGGCAACGCCAAGATCATCGACGTGACACCGGGTCGTGTCCGCGACGCACTCGACGAAGGTGCGATCGTGCTCGTCGCCGGATTCCAAGGCGTCAGCCAGGACAGCAAGGACGTCACGACACTCGGCCGCGGTGGTTCCGATACCACTGCCGTCGCACTCGCCGCTGCGCTGAATGCCGACGTCTGCGAGATCTACACCGACGTCGACGGCATCTTCACCGCCGATCCGCGCATCGTTCCCAACGCCCGCCACCTGAGCGCAGTCTCTTTCGAAGAGATGCTCGAAATGGCGGCATGCGGCGCCAAGGTGCTCATGCTGCGATGCGTCGAATATGCCCGTCGATACAACGTTCCCGTACATGTTCGGTCGTCGTACACCACGAAACCCGGAACAATCGTCTCCGGATCTATGGAGGACATTCCAGTGGAAGAAGCCATTCTCACCGGCGTCGCACACGATCGCAGTGAAGCGAAGGTCACCGTCGTCGGCCTGTCCGATGCACCTGGCTACGCAGCCAAGGTCTTTCGCGCCGTCGCCGATGCCGAGATCAATATCGACATGGTGTTGCAGAACGTATCCAAGATCGACACCGGCAAGACCGACATCACCTTCACCTGCCCGAAGTCCGACGGCCCGAGAGCAGTGGAGATGTTGACCAAGCTGCAGGGTGAGATCGGCTTCGCCCAGGTGCTCTACGACGATCTCATCGGCAAGGTCTCGCTCGTCGGTGCAGGCATGAAGACCCACCCCGGTGTTACAGCGACGTTCTGTGAAGCACTCGCCGACGCCGGCATCAATATCGACTTGATCAGTACCTCGGAGATCCGCATCTCGGTACTGGTCAGTGACACCCAACTCGACGAGGCAGTGCGCGTACTGCACGCCGCCTTCGATCTCGGCGGCGACGAAGAAGCTGTCGTGCACGGCGGAACAGGAAGGTAG